The following are encoded together in the Mycolicibacterium arabiense genome:
- a CDS encoding ABC transporter ATP-binding protein, producing MPGAGETPDEAADPDLLIDFAKVTLRRGGKTLVGPITWAVELDERWVVVGPNGAGKTSLLRMAAAMEHPSSGTAYVLGERLGKTDMAELRSRVGLSSSALSQRVPDGEVVRDLVVSAGYAVLGRWREQYEDVDYEQAVEMLESVGAEHLAERTYGTLSEGERKRVLIARSMMTDPELLLLDEPAAGLDLGGREELVARLADLAADPDAPATVLVTHHVEEIPQGFSHCLLLSEGEVVAAGLLTDVLTSENLSKAFGQSIALDLIDGRYFARRTRTRAAHRRRA from the coding sequence GTGCCCGGGGCAGGAGAGACACCAGACGAGGCAGCCGACCCAGACCTGTTGATCGACTTCGCCAAGGTCACCCTGCGGCGGGGCGGCAAGACGCTGGTCGGTCCCATCACCTGGGCCGTCGAACTCGACGAGCGCTGGGTCGTCGTGGGCCCCAACGGCGCGGGCAAGACCTCGCTGCTGCGGATGGCCGCGGCGATGGAGCATCCGTCGTCCGGCACCGCCTACGTCCTCGGCGAACGCCTCGGCAAGACCGACATGGCCGAGCTGCGCTCCCGGGTCGGGCTCAGCAGTTCGGCGCTGTCGCAACGGGTTCCCGACGGGGAAGTGGTCCGCGACCTCGTGGTGTCGGCCGGCTACGCCGTACTGGGCCGGTGGCGTGAGCAGTACGAGGACGTCGACTACGAGCAGGCCGTCGAGATGCTCGAGAGCGTCGGGGCCGAGCACCTCGCCGAACGCACGTACGGCACGTTGTCCGAGGGTGAACGCAAGCGCGTGCTGATCGCCCGGTCGATGATGACCGACCCCGAACTGCTGCTGCTCGACGAACCCGCCGCCGGGCTCGACCTCGGTGGGCGCGAGGAGCTGGTGGCACGACTGGCTGACCTCGCCGCCGATCCCGACGCGCCCGCCACGGTCCTGGTCACCCACCACGTCGAGGAGATCCCGCAGGGGTTCAGCCACTGCCTGCTGCTGTCGGAGGGCGAGGTCGTCGCCGCCGGGCTGCTGACCGACGTGCTCACGTCGGAGAACTTGTCGAAGGCGTTCGGGCAGTCCATCGCCCTGGATCTCATCGACGGCCGATACTTCGCGCGGCGCACCCGCACCCGCGCGGCACACAGGAGGCGTGCATGA
- the yczE gene encoding membrane protein YczE: MRRGAARGAALLLGLTGYGFSMAIMVRANLGLDPWDVFHQGLAERTGMTIGVASAVVGVAVLLAWIPLRNRPGIGTVANVIVIAITVDLGMALLPEPSNLAVRIAMMLGAVSLNAVSTVLYIGAGLGPGPRDGLMTGLVKRTGLSVRLVRTSIEATVLAVGWLLGGTVGVGTLVYAFGIGPLVQLVLRLTPDRWLAVSGWAIVTPRLTTMGECPGQERHQTRQPTQTC; this comes from the coding sequence ATGAGGCGCGGCGCAGCCCGCGGAGCAGCACTGCTGCTCGGCCTGACCGGCTACGGCTTCTCGATGGCGATCATGGTGCGCGCCAACCTCGGCCTCGATCCGTGGGACGTGTTCCATCAGGGGCTGGCCGAGCGGACCGGCATGACGATCGGCGTGGCCTCGGCCGTCGTCGGCGTGGCGGTCCTGCTGGCCTGGATCCCGCTGCGCAACCGGCCTGGCATCGGAACCGTGGCCAACGTCATCGTCATCGCGATCACCGTCGACCTGGGCATGGCCTTGCTGCCCGAACCGTCCAACCTCGCGGTGCGCATCGCGATGATGCTCGGTGCGGTGTCGCTGAACGCGGTCAGCACCGTGCTCTACATCGGCGCCGGACTCGGCCCCGGCCCGCGTGACGGCCTCATGACCGGCCTCGTCAAGCGGACCGGGCTGTCCGTGCGACTGGTCCGCACGTCGATCGAGGCCACGGTGCTGGCCGTCGGGTGGCTGCTCGGCGGCACCGTCGGCGTCGGCACCCTCGTCTACGCGTTCGGCATCGGCCCGCTCGTCCAACTCGTCCTGCGCCTGACACCGGATCGGTGGCTCGCCGTCAGCGGGTGGGCGATCGTCACGCCCCGCCTGACTACGATGGGCGAGTGCCCGGGGCAGGAGAGACACCAGACGAGGCAGCCGACCCAGACCTGTTGA
- the yczR gene encoding MocR-like transcription factor YczR yields the protein MIDDLVGRRLEVDLLVRELGNWRTATTSGPAYQGLADGLRMLIVDGRVPVGAQLPSERALADALRVSRTTVTAAYAQMREDGYLLGRRGARSTTALPVATVAAIAPAPATVNLAAATFAAPAAVASRAFTQAAEQVTPYLHDIGIELAGVTPLRVALAQRYTARGLPTEPDEIMVTTGALHAIGLILATYTQPGDRVLVEQPTYHGALSAMATRGIRPVPVAVTSDGWEVPAIETAMRQLAPSLAYLIPDNHNPTGLTLPESGRRDLARIIAETRTRTIIDETITDMWLDQPVPAPLAASMTSRRDLVLTVGSMSKSFWGGLRIGWIRAERSTLATIAALRPSIDMGTAIVEQLAAATLLGAEAEVLPERRDILRGRRALLLTLLDDLLPDWQPLPGTGGMSLWIRLPAPMSSALSAAASRMGLEIPPGPRFGVDGTLERFIRVPYTMPEERLTEAIELLSRAWYSVTGSATTEYGAVVV from the coding sequence ATGATCGATGATCTGGTAGGCCGACGCCTCGAGGTGGACCTCTTGGTACGCGAACTAGGCAACTGGCGCACGGCCACCACCAGCGGTCCTGCGTATCAAGGCCTGGCCGACGGCCTGCGCATGCTGATCGTCGACGGGCGGGTGCCGGTCGGTGCGCAGCTCCCCAGCGAGCGGGCCCTGGCCGACGCCCTGCGGGTGTCCCGCACCACCGTGACGGCGGCGTATGCCCAGATGCGGGAGGATGGCTACCTGCTCGGAAGGCGGGGGGCGCGCAGCACCACCGCCCTTCCGGTGGCCACCGTCGCCGCGATCGCACCCGCCCCGGCGACGGTCAACCTCGCGGCGGCCACCTTCGCCGCACCCGCCGCCGTGGCGTCCCGCGCCTTCACCCAGGCCGCCGAGCAGGTGACGCCGTACCTGCACGACATCGGCATCGAACTGGCCGGGGTGACGCCCCTGCGCGTGGCGCTGGCGCAGCGGTACACCGCCCGGGGACTGCCCACCGAGCCCGACGAGATCATGGTGACCACCGGCGCTCTGCACGCGATCGGCCTGATCCTGGCCACCTACACCCAGCCCGGTGACCGCGTGCTCGTCGAGCAACCCACCTACCACGGTGCCCTGTCGGCCATGGCCACCCGCGGAATCCGCCCCGTCCCGGTAGCGGTCACCAGCGACGGCTGGGAGGTTCCGGCCATCGAGACGGCGATGCGCCAATTGGCGCCCAGCCTCGCGTACCTGATCCCGGACAACCACAACCCCACCGGACTGACCCTGCCCGAGAGCGGACGCCGCGACCTGGCGCGCATCATCGCCGAGACCCGCACTCGCACGATCATCGACGAGACCATCACCGACATGTGGCTCGATCAGCCCGTGCCCGCGCCACTGGCGGCGTCGATGACCTCGCGCCGCGATCTGGTCCTCACGGTCGGGTCGATGTCCAAGTCGTTCTGGGGTGGTCTGCGCATCGGCTGGATTCGCGCCGAGCGCAGCACGCTGGCCACGATCGCGGCACTGCGGCCCTCCATCGACATGGGCACGGCGATCGTCGAACAGCTGGCAGCCGCAACGCTTCTGGGCGCCGAGGCCGAGGTGCTGCCCGAACGGCGCGACATCCTGCGCGGCCGCAGAGCGCTACTGCTGACGCTGCTCGACGACCTGCTGCCCGACTGGCAGCCACTGCCCGGGACCGGCGGCATGTCTCTGTGGATCCGGCTTCCGGCGCCGATGAGTTCGGCACTGTCGGCGGCGGCGTCGCGGATGGGTCTGGAGATCCCACCCGGCCCACGGTTCGGGGTGGACGGCACCCTGGAACGGTTCATCAGGGTGCCCTATACGATGCCCGAGGAGCGACTCACCGAGGCGATCGAATTGCTCTCGCGCGCTTGGTATTCGGTCACCGGATCGGCGACCACCGAGTACGGCGCGGTGGTGGTCTAG
- the serB gene encoding phosphoserine phosphatase SerB — protein sequence MSVLITVTGVDQPGVTSALFEVLARHDVDLLNVEQVVVRGRLTLAVLVAGRDEAAGDAALHDEVTSAIRGLGLDVTIERSDDLAVLREPSTHTIVVLGRPISAEAFGVVARETALLGVNIDTIRGVSDYPVTGLELRVSVPPGAAYGQLQQALARVGVAQGIDIALEDYSLSRRAKRLIVFDVDSTLIQGEVIEMLAARVGAEAAVAEVTEAAMRGELDFAESLHRRVATLAGLPAEVLDDVADQIELTPGARTTIRTLRRLGYHCGIVSGGFRQVIEPLAHELMMDFVAANELEIVDGKLTGRVVGRVIDRPGKAKALRDFAQQAGVPMEQTVAVGDGANDIDMLAAAGLGVAFNAKPALREVADASLSHPYLDTVLFLLGVTRGEIEAADASDGTYRRVEIPERG from the coding sequence GTGTCGGTTCTCATCACCGTCACCGGAGTCGATCAGCCAGGTGTCACGTCGGCCCTGTTCGAGGTGCTGGCCCGGCACGACGTCGACCTGCTGAACGTCGAGCAGGTCGTCGTCCGTGGCCGCCTGACGCTGGCGGTCCTGGTCGCCGGTCGCGACGAGGCTGCCGGCGATGCCGCCCTGCACGACGAGGTCACCAGCGCCATCCGTGGGCTCGGGCTCGACGTGACGATCGAGCGCAGCGACGACCTCGCGGTGCTGCGCGAGCCGTCCACCCACACCATCGTCGTGCTCGGCAGGCCGATCAGTGCCGAGGCCTTCGGCGTGGTCGCCAGGGAGACCGCTCTGCTCGGCGTCAACATCGACACCATCCGCGGCGTATCGGACTACCCGGTGACCGGGCTGGAGCTGCGGGTGTCGGTGCCACCGGGTGCGGCGTACGGGCAGCTGCAGCAGGCGCTGGCACGCGTCGGCGTCGCCCAGGGCATCGACATCGCGCTCGAGGACTACAGCCTGTCGCGGCGGGCCAAGCGCCTCATCGTGTTCGACGTCGACTCCACGCTGATCCAGGGCGAGGTGATCGAGATGCTGGCCGCCCGGGTCGGGGCCGAGGCCGCCGTCGCGGAGGTCACCGAGGCCGCAATGCGCGGCGAACTGGACTTCGCCGAGTCGCTGCACCGCCGCGTCGCGACGCTCGCCGGGCTGCCCGCCGAAGTGCTCGACGACGTCGCCGACCAGATCGAACTCACGCCCGGCGCGAGGACCACCATCCGGACGCTGCGCCGGCTCGGATACCACTGCGGCATCGTCTCGGGCGGCTTCCGGCAGGTCATCGAACCGCTGGCGCACGAGCTGATGATGGACTTCGTCGCCGCCAACGAACTCGAGATCGTCGACGGGAAGCTCACTGGCCGCGTCGTCGGACGGGTCATCGACCGGCCCGGAAAGGCCAAGGCGCTGCGCGACTTCGCGCAACAGGCCGGTGTGCCGATGGAGCAGACGGTGGCGGTCGGCGACGGCGCCAACGACATCGACATGCTCGCGGCGGCGGGATTGGGCGTGGCCTTCAATGCCAAGCCGGCGCTGCGCGAGGTGGCCGACGCGTCGCTGAGCCATCCGTACCTCGACACCGTGCTGTTCCTGCTCGGCGTCACCCGCGGTGAGATCGAGGCCGCCGACGCCAGCGATGGCACGTACCGTCGGGTCGAGATCCCCGAGCGGGGCTAG
- the ctaD gene encoding aa3-type cytochrome oxidase subunit I, with amino-acid sequence MVAEAPPIGELEARRPFPARLGPKGNLIYKLVTTTDHKLIGIMYCVACFVFFFIGGLMALLMRTELALPGLQFLSNEQYNQLFTMHGTVMLLFYATPIVFGFANLVLPLQIGAPDVAFPRLNAFSFWLFLFGALIAIAGFITPGGAADFGWTAYSPLTDAIHSPGAGGDLWIMGLAVGGLGTILGGVNMITTVVCMRAPGMTMFRMPIFTWNILVTSILVLLAFPLLTAALFGLAADRHLGAHIYDPANGGVLLWQHLFWFFGHPEVYIIALPFFGIVSEIFPVFSRKPIFGYTTLIYATLAIAALSVAVWAHHMYATGAVLLPFFSFMTFLIAVPTGIKFFNWIGTMWKGQLTFETPMLFSVGFLVTFLLGGLSGVLLASPPLDFHVTDSYFVIAHFHYVLFGTIVFATYAGIYFWFPKMTGRLLDERLGKLHFWLTFIGFHTTFLVQHWVGDEGMPRRYADYLPTDGFTTLNVVSTAGAFILGISTLPFVWNVFKSWRYGEPVVVDDPWGYGNSLEWATSCPPPRHNFNELPRIRSERPAFELHYPHMVERMRAEAHVGKAHGPDDGDVTRLDDAQVRT; translated from the coding sequence TTGGTAGCCGAAGCGCCCCCAATCGGAGAACTCGAGGCACGGCGCCCCTTCCCGGCCCGGCTGGGTCCCAAGGGCAACCTCATCTACAAGCTGGTGACCACGACCGATCACAAGCTGATCGGCATCATGTACTGCGTCGCCTGCTTCGTGTTCTTCTTCATCGGCGGCCTGATGGCCCTGCTGATGCGCACCGAGCTCGCCCTGCCCGGGCTGCAGTTCCTGTCCAACGAGCAGTACAACCAGCTGTTCACCATGCACGGCACGGTGATGCTGCTGTTCTACGCGACGCCCATCGTGTTCGGCTTCGCCAACCTGGTGCTGCCGCTGCAGATCGGTGCGCCCGACGTCGCCTTCCCGCGACTCAACGCCTTCTCGTTCTGGCTGTTCCTGTTCGGCGCCCTGATCGCGATCGCCGGCTTCATCACCCCCGGTGGTGCGGCCGACTTCGGCTGGACCGCGTACTCGCCGCTGACCGACGCCATCCACTCGCCCGGCGCGGGTGGTGACCTCTGGATCATGGGTCTGGCCGTCGGTGGTCTCGGCACCATCCTCGGCGGCGTCAACATGATCACCACCGTGGTCTGCATGCGCGCCCCCGGCATGACCATGTTCCGGATGCCGATCTTCACCTGGAACATCCTGGTGACGTCGATCCTGGTGCTGCTGGCGTTCCCGCTGCTGACTGCCGCGCTGTTCGGCCTCGCCGCCGACCGCCACCTCGGTGCCCACATCTACGACCCCGCCAACGGTGGCGTCCTGCTGTGGCAACACCTGTTCTGGTTCTTCGGCCACCCCGAGGTCTACATCATCGCGCTGCCGTTCTTCGGCATCGTCAGCGAGATCTTCCCGGTGTTCAGCCGCAAGCCGATCTTCGGCTACACCACCCTGATCTACGCGACGCTGGCCATCGCGGCCCTGTCGGTAGCCGTGTGGGCGCACCACATGTACGCCACCGGTGCGGTGCTGCTGCCGTTCTTCAGCTTCATGACGTTCCTGATCGCCGTCCCGACGGGCATCAAGTTCTTCAACTGGATCGGCACGATGTGGAAGGGCCAACTGACGTTCGAAACGCCGATGCTGTTCTCGGTCGGCTTCCTCGTCACCTTCCTGCTCGGTGGCCTCTCGGGTGTGCTGCTCGCCAGCCCGCCGCTGGACTTCCACGTGACCGACAGCTACTTCGTCATCGCGCACTTCCACTACGTGCTCTTCGGCACCATCGTGTTCGCCACCTACGCGGGCATCTACTTCTGGTTCCCGAAGATGACGGGTCGCCTGCTCGACGAGCGCCTGGGCAAGCTGCACTTCTGGCTGACGTTCATCGGCTTCCACACCACGTTCCTGGTGCAGCACTGGGTCGGTGACGAGGGCATGCCGCGCCGCTACGCGGACTACCTGCCCACCGACGGCTTCACCACGCTGAACGTCGTGTCGACCGCCGGCGCGTTCATCCTCGGCATCTCGACGCTGCCGTTCGTGTGGAACGTGTTCAAGAGCTGGCGCTACGGCGAGCCCGTCGTGGTCGACGACCCCTGGGGCTATGGCAACTCCCTGGAGTGGGCGACCAGCTGCCCGCCGCCGCGGCACAACTTCAACGAGCTGCCCCGCATCCGTTCGGAGCGTCCGGCGTTCGAGCTGCACTACCCGCACATGGTCGAGCGGATGCGCGCCGAGGCGCACGTCGGCAAGGCTCACGGCCCGGACGACGGTGACGTGACCCGGCTCGACGACGCGCAAGTGCGCACCTGA
- a CDS encoding iron-siderophore ABC transporter substrate-binding protein: MPIFRPRLGPLAAGAAVLVALPVVFLGGCGESGDDATTATPNASGAPITSTTRVAGANVLGNDRRPDESCPADPPPPAEGPERREVRHAAGSTEVVADPRRIVVLSGDQLDALCALGMQSRIVAAAVPDGSQEQPSYLGSVIHDLPAAGSETEPDLDAIREANPDLILGSEGLTPGEFGDLSRIAPTVFTGPPGPGWQDTLRTVAAAVGREGAATPLLEGFDADAKKRAAQNDTTHFQASVVRLMDDTAQISGIDDFPGSVLAIAGVDRPSAQRFTDKPYVEIGTADLSEADFAQAEGDVVFVSFGSPAARQRARDVLDSEAWRRLSASKDGRVFVVNDEVWQSGEGIVAARAMLPDLRFVNSPVN; the protein is encoded by the coding sequence GTGCCGATCTTCCGACCTCGACTGGGTCCGCTGGCGGCGGGTGCCGCAGTCCTGGTGGCACTTCCGGTCGTCTTCCTCGGCGGCTGCGGCGAGTCCGGCGACGATGCCACGACGGCGACCCCCAACGCCTCGGGTGCGCCCATCACCAGCACCACCAGGGTGGCCGGGGCCAACGTGCTGGGCAATGACCGCCGACCCGACGAGTCGTGCCCGGCCGACCCGCCGCCACCTGCCGAGGGGCCGGAGCGGCGCGAGGTGCGACATGCCGCGGGCAGCACGGAGGTGGTCGCCGATCCGCGGCGCATCGTGGTGCTCTCCGGCGATCAGCTCGATGCGCTGTGCGCACTCGGCATGCAGTCGCGGATCGTCGCCGCGGCGGTGCCGGACGGATCGCAGGAGCAGCCGTCCTACCTCGGCTCGGTCATCCACGATCTGCCCGCGGCGGGTTCGGAGACGGAACCCGACCTCGACGCGATCCGCGAGGCGAACCCCGACCTCATCCTCGGCTCCGAGGGGCTCACCCCCGGCGAGTTCGGCGACCTGTCCCGGATCGCGCCGACGGTGTTCACCGGCCCGCCCGGTCCGGGTTGGCAGGACACCCTGCGGACGGTCGCCGCGGCCGTGGGCCGCGAAGGTGCCGCCACCCCGTTGCTCGAGGGCTTCGACGCCGACGCCAAGAAGCGGGCGGCCCAGAACGACACCACGCACTTCCAGGCGTCGGTGGTGCGCCTGATGGACGACACCGCCCAGATCTCCGGGATCGACGACTTCCCGGGCAGCGTGCTGGCCATCGCCGGCGTGGACCGGCCGTCGGCGCAGCGCTTCACCGACAAGCCCTACGTGGAGATCGGCACCGCCGACCTGTCCGAGGCCGACTTCGCCCAGGCCGAGGGTGACGTGGTCTTCGTCTCCTTCGGTTCGCCAGCCGCCAGGCAACGGGCCCGCGACGTGCTCGACAGCGAGGCGTGGCGGCGCTTGTCGGCGTCCAAGGACGGCCGCGTGTTCGTGGTCAACGACGAGGTGTGGCAGTCGGGTGAGGGCATCGTCGCCGCCCGGGCCATGCTCCCCGACCTGCGCTTCGTGAACTCGCCGGTCAACTAG
- a CDS encoding isopenicillin N synthase family dioxygenase, producing MSGATSFTSVPVVDISGLRSPDRAERERVAAEIGRAARDVGFLYVSGSGVDDALFDDMLEATKEFFALPLEEKMRSYIGLSRCHRGYVPIGEEGIEQAGESGTPDLKEAFDTALDLPADDPDYLAGNPMLGPNAWPDLPGFAEAVTAYYDAVLEVGHRLLWAFAVALGEDPDVFSRHAIKTPSQLRLVHYPFDADAHDVIGIGAHTDYECFTLLKGTAPGLEVMNGAGEWIDVPPVPGTFVVNIGDLLELWTNGAFVATSHRVRKVKEERYSFPLFFNVDYDTVVEPLPQFAGDGARRAPLRAGEHLFAQTAQSFAYLRRRIDSGDLVLPEGSLALGQFGQQALHGASAAS from the coding sequence ATGAGTGGCGCAACGTCTTTCACGTCGGTACCGGTCGTGGACATCAGCGGGCTCCGATCGCCCGATCGCGCTGAACGGGAACGCGTCGCCGCCGAGATCGGCCGCGCGGCCCGCGACGTCGGGTTCCTCTACGTCAGCGGTTCCGGTGTCGACGACGCACTGTTCGACGACATGCTCGAGGCCACCAAGGAATTCTTCGCGCTGCCGCTCGAGGAGAAGATGCGCAGCTACATCGGGCTCTCGCGGTGCCACCGCGGTTACGTGCCGATCGGCGAGGAGGGCATCGAACAGGCTGGGGAGAGCGGCACGCCCGATCTCAAGGAGGCGTTCGACACCGCGCTCGACCTTCCGGCCGACGACCCGGACTACCTGGCAGGCAACCCGATGCTCGGCCCGAACGCATGGCCCGACCTGCCCGGCTTCGCCGAGGCCGTCACCGCCTACTACGACGCCGTGCTCGAGGTCGGGCACCGGCTGCTGTGGGCGTTCGCGGTCGCCCTCGGCGAGGACCCGGACGTGTTCTCCCGGCACGCGATCAAGACGCCCAGTCAGCTGCGGCTGGTGCACTATCCGTTCGACGCGGACGCCCACGACGTGATCGGGATCGGCGCCCACACCGACTACGAGTGCTTCACACTGCTCAAGGGCACCGCACCTGGCCTCGAGGTGATGAACGGAGCGGGGGAGTGGATCGACGTTCCCCCGGTACCGGGCACCTTCGTCGTGAACATCGGCGACCTGCTCGAGCTGTGGACCAACGGTGCGTTCGTCGCCACCAGTCACCGGGTGCGGAAGGTGAAGGAGGAGCGGTACTCGTTTCCGCTGTTCTTCAACGTCGACTACGACACCGTGGTCGAGCCGTTGCCGCAGTTCGCCGGGGACGGTGCGCGGCGGGCACCGCTGCGCGCGGGGGAGCACCTGTTCGCCCAGACCGCCCAGTCGTTCGCATACCTGCGGCGACGGATCGACAGCGGCGACCTCGTCCTGCCCGAGGGGTCGCTGGCGTTGGGCCAGTTCGGTCAGCAGGCGCTGCACGGGGCGTCCGCGGCTAGTTGA